In the Thermodesulfobacteriota bacterium genome, one interval contains:
- a CDS encoding ABC transporter substrate-binding protein, with amino-acid sequence MKKGVTLLLAVSFVSILFLFGVTHGYADETTGLTSETIKVGVVSDITGPTSQLQIPLHTGIKTYLQYINDQGGTHGRKFKVIIEDGGYSVARDISNFKKLVYRDKIFMFFEIGSTGSGVALASQITKEGLPTMMTSTTDFFIHPVRPYHFTEGTTYEDEIKIIFNYVINVLKAKDAKIALIRADTEHGKVGSRTCHEQAKAYGLKLTAEEVIQPGAIEASSQVLNLKREGASHVILHTTEGNAATFLRESKRFGYKPIPIGTKYACTEDVIRIVGDAAKGFVATNSFASWHDDCKGINEMKKITLKYHDKKEMIIRYRQYNQGWCQAVIMVEGLKRAGKNLTRSGLVKAIESIKDFDMGNIMASVTYGTDKHQGTDYCKMYKADIENQKFVPFTDYIRAAR; translated from the coding sequence ATGAAAAAAGGGGTTACCTTATTGCTTGCTGTCTCTTTCGTTTCAATTCTGTTTTTATTTGGAGTTACCCACGGATACGCTGATGAAACTACCGGACTGACCAGTGAAACCATAAAGGTTGGGGTGGTATCCGACATAACTGGTCCCACTTCTCAGCTTCAAATACCTTTGCATACAGGGATAAAAACCTATTTGCAATATATTAATGATCAGGGAGGGACACACGGCCGCAAATTCAAGGTAATTATCGAGGATGGAGGGTATTCAGTTGCCAGGGATATATCAAACTTCAAGAAGCTGGTTTATAGGGATAAAATATTTATGTTCTTTGAGATAGGCTCTACTGGCTCTGGGGTTGCTCTTGCTTCACAGATTACTAAGGAAGGGCTTCCAACCATGATGACTTCAACCACCGATTTCTTTATTCATCCAGTTAGACCGTATCATTTCACTGAAGGTACTACCTATGAGGATGAGATAAAAATAATCTTTAACTACGTAATAAACGTACTCAAGGCAAAGGATGCGAAAATTGCCCTCATCCGGGCTGATACTGAGCACGGGAAAGTTGGTTCCCGTACGTGCCATGAACAGGCCAAAGCCTATGGACTAAAATTGACAGCGGAAGAGGTCATACAGCCAGGTGCAATAGAGGCCAGTTCACAAGTATTGAACTTAAAAAGGGAAGGTGCTAGCCATGTTATTTTGCATACGACCGAAGGCAATGCTGCTACATTCCTGAGAGAATCGAAGCGTTTCGGCTATAAACCCATCCCTATAGGAACCAAATATGCCTGCACCGAGGACGTGATAAGGATTGTAGGAGATGCCGCTAAGGGTTTTGTTGCTACCAATTCTTTTGCCTCCTGGCATGATGATTGTAAAGGTATAAACGAGATGAAGAAGATAACCTTGAAATATCATGACAAAAAAGAGATGATTATCCGTTACAGACAGTATAACCAGGGATGGTGTCAGGCAGTGATAATGGTTGAGGGGTTGAAAAGAGCTGGAAAAAATCTCACCCGTTCCGGCCTAGTTAAGGCAATTGAGTCAATAAAGGATTTTGACATGGGTAACATTATGGCTTCTGTAACATATGGAACAGACAAGCACCAGGGGACTGACTACTGTAAGATGTATAAGGCCGATATCGAAAATCAGAAGTTTGTTCCCTTCACTGATTATATAAGGGCTGCGAGGTAG